A stretch of Gemmatimonas aurantiaca T-27 DNA encodes these proteins:
- a CDS encoding Glu/Leu/Phe/Val dehydrogenase dimerization domain-containing protein, translating into MQHFEVIAEMGHEQVVFCHDKASGYRGIIAIHDTTLGPALGGTRFWNYATDEDAFIDALRLSRGMTYKNAVAGLNLGGGKAVIIGDNKTPHREMLFRAHGRFCDSLGGRYVTAEDVGTTVEDMDFVHMETTHVAGIGSKSGDPSSVTAHGVFRAIEASAHARWGSNSLEGRTIALQGLGHVGTHLAKELHAAGAQLVVTDIDAGRIAHVVDTCGARAVALNEIYGVKADIFTPCALGGVINDDTIPQLQVEIVAGAANNQLLEDRHGDELERRGILYAPDYVANAGGVINVYSELTGWSRDRALRKADEIYETVLSVFRMAKSTGIPTYQAADRVAEQRINAVRGMIRTWPQYPNKET; encoded by the coding sequence ATGCAACACTTTGAAGTCATCGCCGAGATGGGCCATGAGCAGGTGGTGTTCTGCCATGACAAGGCATCCGGTTACCGTGGCATCATCGCCATTCACGACACCACACTGGGTCCCGCGCTGGGTGGGACCCGGTTCTGGAATTACGCCACCGATGAGGACGCGTTCATCGACGCGCTCCGTCTCTCGCGTGGCATGACGTACAAGAACGCCGTCGCAGGCCTCAACCTGGGCGGTGGCAAGGCCGTGATCATCGGCGACAACAAGACGCCGCATCGCGAGATGCTGTTCCGCGCCCATGGGCGCTTCTGTGATTCGCTGGGCGGCCGGTATGTCACGGCCGAAGACGTGGGCACGACGGTTGAAGACATGGACTTCGTGCACATGGAAACCACGCACGTCGCGGGCATCGGCTCCAAGTCCGGTGATCCGTCCAGTGTGACGGCGCACGGCGTGTTCCGCGCTATCGAGGCCTCGGCGCATGCGCGTTGGGGGAGCAACTCCCTCGAAGGGCGCACCATCGCGTTGCAGGGGCTCGGGCACGTGGGCACGCATCTCGCGAAGGAACTGCACGCTGCCGGCGCACAGTTGGTCGTGACCGACATCGATGCTGGACGCATCGCGCATGTGGTGGACACCTGCGGCGCGCGCGCCGTGGCGCTGAACGAGATCTACGGAGTGAAGGCCGATATTTTCACGCCCTGCGCGTTGGGTGGTGTGATCAACGACGACACGATTCCGCAGTTGCAGGTGGAGATCGTGGCCGGCGCGGCCAACAATCAGTTGCTCGAAGATCGCCACGGCGATGAGCTCGAACGGCGTGGCATTCTGTACGCGCCCGACTACGTGGCCAATGCCGGCGGCGTGATCAACGTGTACAGCGAACTCACCGGCTGGAGCCGCGATCGTGCGCTCCGCAAGGCCGACGAGATCTACGAAACGGTGCTGAGCGTCTTCCGGATGGCCAAGAGCACCGGTATTCCCACGTACCAGGCTGCGGATCGTGTGGCAGAGCAGCGCATCAACGCGGTGCGCGGTATGATCAGGACGTGGCCGCAGTATCCCAATAAGGAAACCTGA
- the rpiB gene encoding ribose 5-phosphate isomerase B: MVDVAHPGERIPIASDHAGFELKERLRTVLSEMGYSVDDIGTHSTASTDYPDYAHPLSQQVSDGAVQRGVLLCGTGLGMSYVANRYPGVRAAVSWSPEIAALARKHNDANVLVLPARFVSDEDAIAILRTWLETPFEGGRHQGRVAKIEQTNEHGDDTPGSGA, encoded by the coding sequence ATGGTGGACGTGGCACATCCGGGTGAACGCATTCCGATCGCTTCCGATCACGCCGGCTTCGAACTGAAGGAACGCTTGCGCACCGTGCTGTCGGAGATGGGGTACTCCGTCGATGACATCGGCACGCACAGCACGGCGAGCACCGACTACCCCGACTACGCGCACCCGCTCTCGCAGCAGGTGTCGGACGGCGCCGTGCAGCGTGGGGTGCTGCTGTGTGGCACGGGGTTGGGCATGTCGTACGTGGCGAATCGGTACCCGGGTGTGCGCGCGGCCGTCTCCTGGAGTCCGGAGATCGCCGCGCTCGCCCGCAAGCACAATGACGCGAACGTGCTGGTGTTGCCGGCGCGTTTTGTGTCCGATGAAGACGCCATTGCCATCCTGCGCACGTGGCTCGAGACGCCGTTCGAAGGAGGGCGTCATCAGGGCCGTGTGGCCAAGATCGAACAGACCAACGAACACGGGGATGACACCCCAGGGAGTGGTGCATGA
- the glyA gene encoding serine hydroxymethyltransferase, producing the protein MPPGAALTTADPDIAHLITEEIERQNDGLELIASENFVSPAVMEAMGSPLTNKYAEGLPGKRYYGGCEVVDKIEQLAIDRLKQLFGAEHANVQAHSGASANAAVFLAFMKPGDTFLGMDLSQGGHLTHGSPVNFSGLLYKAVSYGVTDEGLINYEHMRAMAREHKPKMIIAGYSAYSRVIDWQAFADIAKEVGAIFMVDMAHFAGLAATGQYPSPVPFADVVTSTTHKTLRGPRGGIILCKAEHAKAIDKATFPGMQGGPLEHVIAAKAVAFGEALQPAFTDYCRQVIQNAQVLAQALVARGYHIVSGGTDNHLMLVDLRSKGLTGKVAEKALDDAGITVNKNTVPRETQSPFVTSGIRIGTPAVTTRGMTADAMQEIAALIDRVLSAPEDVATIAAVKRDVKALADQYPLYGATSRV; encoded by the coding sequence CTGCCCCCAGGCGCGGCGCTGACCACCGCGGATCCGGACATCGCGCATCTGATCACGGAGGAAATCGAACGCCAGAATGACGGGCTCGAACTCATCGCCAGCGAGAACTTCGTGTCGCCGGCGGTGATGGAAGCCATGGGTTCGCCGCTGACGAACAAGTATGCCGAAGGTCTGCCGGGCAAGCGCTACTACGGTGGCTGCGAGGTGGTGGACAAGATCGAGCAACTGGCCATCGATCGTCTCAAGCAGCTCTTCGGTGCTGAGCATGCCAATGTGCAGGCGCACAGCGGCGCGTCGGCCAACGCCGCCGTATTCCTCGCGTTCATGAAGCCCGGTGACACCTTCCTCGGCATGGATCTGTCGCAGGGCGGGCACCTCACGCATGGATCGCCGGTGAATTTTTCGGGGCTGCTGTACAAGGCCGTGTCGTACGGCGTGACCGATGAAGGTCTGATCAACTACGAGCACATGCGGGCCATGGCGCGCGAGCACAAGCCGAAGATGATCATCGCCGGCTACAGCGCCTATTCGCGTGTGATCGACTGGCAGGCGTTTGCCGATATCGCCAAGGAAGTGGGCGCCATTTTCATGGTCGATATGGCGCACTTTGCCGGTCTTGCGGCAACCGGGCAGTACCCGTCGCCGGTGCCGTTTGCCGACGTGGTCACCAGCACCACGCACAAGACGCTGCGAGGGCCGCGTGGTGGCATCATCCTGTGCAAGGCGGAACATGCCAAGGCCATCGACAAGGCCACGTTCCCCGGCATGCAGGGCGGCCCGCTGGAACATGTAATCGCCGCCAAAGCGGTGGCCTTTGGGGAAGCGCTGCAGCCGGCGTTCACCGACTACTGCCGGCAGGTGATCCAGAACGCCCAGGTGCTCGCCCAGGCGCTGGTGGCGCGTGGATATCACATCGTGTCCGGCGGCACGGACAACCACCTCATGCTGGTCGACCTTCGCAGCAAGGGACTGACCGGCAAGGTGGCCGAAAAGGCGCTGGACGACGCGGGGATCACGGTGAACAAAAACACCGTCCCCCGCGAAACGCAGTCGCCGTTCGTCACCAGTGGAATCCGGATCGGCACCCCCGCGGTGACGACCCGCGGCATGACGGCCGATGCCATGCAGGAAATCGCCGCACTCATCGATCGTGTGCTGTCGGCACCGGAGGATGTTGCCACCATCGCGGCGGTGAAGCGGGACGTGAAGGCCTTGGCCGATCAGTATCCGTTGTACGGCGCGACGTCGCGCGTCTGA
- a CDS encoding Minf_1886 family protein, which translates to MTELAFRDGIMDQIRLREQRFDERAYLFVLSSLEHCQGRLTERRHISGPELAHACRDLALQRFGVMARLVLEHWGVRTTRDIGDIVFTLVELGLLISQAQDSRDDFLGVFDFAESFEREYPWSTAHV; encoded by the coding sequence GTGACCGAGTTGGCGTTCCGTGATGGCATCATGGACCAGATCCGCCTGCGTGAGCAGCGGTTCGATGAGCGCGCATATCTGTTTGTGCTCTCATCGCTCGAGCATTGCCAGGGCCGGCTCACGGAACGGCGTCACATCAGCGGTCCCGAGCTCGCCCACGCCTGCCGCGATCTTGCCTTGCAGCGCTTTGGTGTGATGGCTCGCCTCGTGCTGGAACATTGGGGTGTGCGCACGACCCGCGATATCGGTGACATTGTGTTCACACTGGTCGAGCTGGGATTGCTCATCAGCCAGGCGCAGGACTCCCGCGACGATTTCCTCGGCGTGTTCGACTTTGCGGAGTCGTTCGAGCGCGAGTATCCGTGGAGCACGGCGCACGTCTGA
- a CDS encoding NAD(P)H-hydrate dehydratase, which yields MRSRSSASIRGARRTSERRVTTSAQAAACDQAAIAAGTPSFALMLQAGTATASLILRDYAGHLTHGVVVLAGTGNNGGDAYVVAAQLARAGVRVRVHAIDAPRTDDARRAASLLTTTLSAGNGPRHAPLVETVDDSHALLPDQARLVIDGLLGTGQHGPLRDAVRQACDVIHRLQQRGALVMALDVPTGLDASTGELADGAVRAECTACYGTLKRGLLMQRAHAGRVVLLDIGLGLHAEVSSQADPDTWCWYDATAVAAQVPAIAWDAHKGRRGRVLVAGGEMGMAGAAVYAARAALLAGAGVVHALVDTQSVPAVQALCAAALAHRWPALDNTSPHTSAAHALTPVGTMRPDIAVDAVAVGPGLGRSRRAGQLLQHVVARHRTVPMVLDADALWHAADAAQTLGIDAATVLSHWTRDMMGARAQGDAAVVCTPHPGEFARLTGAPLPTSWQARADLLQQFATRAGVTMLLKGTPTLVASPGVSHVSVVPHGTALLATGGSGDCLTGMIGTLLAQGLPAHEAAVVGATVHGRAAELATARAGAVRGTTLEDLLGALPEVWHTIGAVPVRAPYVLAELPGL from the coding sequence TTGCGGAGTCGTTCGAGCGCGAGTATCCGTGGAGCACGGCGCACGTCTGAGCGTCGGGTAACCACATCCGCCCAGGCGGCGGCGTGTGACCAAGCGGCCATCGCCGCCGGGACGCCCTCGTTCGCGTTGATGCTGCAGGCTGGCACCGCGACGGCTTCACTCATCTTGCGGGACTATGCCGGGCATCTCACGCACGGCGTGGTGGTGTTGGCGGGCACCGGCAACAATGGCGGTGATGCCTATGTGGTCGCGGCGCAGCTCGCGCGTGCGGGCGTGCGGGTTCGGGTGCACGCCATCGACGCGCCGCGCACCGACGACGCCCGTCGGGCCGCGTCCCTGCTCACCACCACACTGAGTGCCGGCAACGGCCCTCGCCATGCGCCGTTGGTGGAGACGGTCGATGACTCTCATGCACTGCTCCCCGATCAGGCGCGGCTGGTGATCGACGGACTGCTGGGGACCGGACAACACGGGCCTTTGCGTGACGCGGTGCGACAGGCCTGCGATGTGATCCATCGCCTGCAGCAGCGAGGAGCGCTGGTGATGGCGCTGGATGTGCCCACGGGGCTCGATGCGTCCACCGGTGAACTGGCCGACGGCGCGGTGCGTGCCGAATGCACGGCATGTTATGGCACGCTCAAGCGCGGTCTGTTGATGCAGCGCGCCCATGCGGGTCGGGTGGTGCTGCTCGACATCGGCCTGGGGCTGCACGCCGAGGTGTCGTCGCAGGCCGATCCCGACACCTGGTGTTGGTATGACGCGACGGCGGTGGCGGCACAGGTTCCGGCTATCGCCTGGGATGCACACAAAGGGCGTCGGGGCCGTGTGTTGGTGGCGGGCGGTGAGATGGGTATGGCCGGCGCGGCGGTGTATGCCGCGCGCGCTGCATTGCTGGCGGGAGCGGGAGTCGTGCATGCCCTGGTCGATACGCAGAGCGTGCCGGCCGTGCAGGCGCTTTGTGCGGCCGCCCTCGCGCACCGCTGGCCGGCGTTGGATAACACGTCACCGCACACATCGGCGGCCCATGCGCTCACGCCCGTGGGTACCATGCGACCCGACATCGCCGTGGATGCCGTGGCAGTGGGCCCCGGGCTCGGTCGGTCGCGGCGGGCCGGTCAACTCCTGCAACACGTGGTGGCTCGGCATCGCACGGTACCGATGGTGCTGGACGCCGATGCGTTGTGGCATGCGGCCGATGCCGCGCAGACGCTGGGCATCGACGCCGCCACGGTGTTGTCGCACTGGACGCGCGACATGATGGGCGCGAGAGCGCAGGGCGACGCGGCCGTTGTCTGCACGCCACATCCAGGGGAATTCGCCCGTCTCACTGGTGCTCCGTTGCCCACATCGTGGCAGGCCCGCGCGGATCTGCTGCAGCAGTTTGCAACGCGGGCCGGAGTCACGATGTTGCTGAAGGGCACACCCACGCTGGTCGCGTCGCCGGGCGTGTCACACGTGAGTGTGGTGCCGCATGGTACGGCGCTGCTGGCCACCGGAGGCAGCGGCGATTGTCTCACGGGCATGATTGGCACGCTGCTCGCCCAAGGGCTGCCGGCGCACGAGGCGGCGGTCGTGGGCGCCACCGTACATGGACGGGCGGCGGAGTTGGCCACGGCGCGCGCTGGTGCAGTGCGTGGCACCACGCTCGAGGACCTCTTGGGCGCACTGCCTGAGGTGTGGCACACGATTGGCGCAGTACCGGTGCGCGCGCCCTACGTGCTTGCCGAATTGCCCGGTCTTTGA
- the thiL gene encoding thiamine-phosphate kinase, whose protein sequence is MTTPHHPPSSPTRPHQAMGAGGEFDTIRMLMSRWGDLAADIGDDAAVLSPITSGVRVVSTDACVEGVHFRREWIAPYDVGVRAAAAALSDLAAMGAAAEYVLVAFVVPDGWRTALGAVADGIGAQVRRAGARIVGGNLSRGAAFGITLTVIGTAARAVSRAGAQVGDVVVVTGLLGGPGAALAAWESGVEPTGWAHERFVHPSPRLAEGALLAAAGASAMLDISDGLAADARHIAAASGVDLVIDDTRLPLGEGITAQNALRSGEEYELLATMAPSAYEALACAWPAGGVSLTVIGVVGPIGAAHRSGQGAVSPGHDHFRENS, encoded by the coding sequence ATGACCACGCCACACCACCCGCCATCTTCGCCGACACGTCCACACCAGGCCATGGGAGCAGGTGGAGAGTTCGACACCATCCGCATGCTCATGTCGCGATGGGGAGATCTCGCAGCCGATATCGGTGACGACGCCGCGGTGCTCTCGCCGATCACCTCGGGCGTCCGCGTGGTTTCCACCGACGCGTGCGTGGAAGGGGTGCACTTCCGGCGTGAGTGGATTGCCCCTTACGACGTGGGTGTGCGGGCGGCCGCGGCGGCCCTCAGCGATCTGGCGGCGATGGGAGCTGCTGCCGAGTACGTGTTGGTGGCCTTTGTGGTGCCTGACGGCTGGCGCACCGCACTGGGTGCGGTGGCCGACGGCATCGGCGCACAGGTGCGACGCGCCGGCGCACGGATTGTAGGCGGAAACCTGAGCCGAGGAGCCGCCTTTGGCATCACGCTCACCGTGATCGGCACCGCCGCGCGTGCCGTGTCGCGGGCCGGTGCGCAGGTGGGTGATGTCGTGGTGGTGACGGGCCTTCTGGGTGGCCCCGGGGCGGCGCTCGCGGCGTGGGAATCGGGTGTGGAGCCAACAGGGTGGGCCCACGAACGCTTTGTGCACCCGTCGCCACGTCTGGCCGAAGGCGCGCTGCTGGCCGCTGCCGGCGCCAGCGCCATGCTCGACATCTCCGATGGGCTGGCCGCGGATGCTCGGCATATCGCGGCGGCCAGTGGCGTCGATCTGGTGATCGACGACACACGTCTGCCCCTGGGCGAGGGGATCACCGCTCAGAACGCCCTGCGCAGCGGCGAGGAGTACGAATTGCTGGCGACCATGGCGCCTTCGGCGTATGAGGCACTGGCCTGCGCCTGGCCAGCCGGCGGTGTGTCACTCACGGTGATTGGTGTTGTGGGGCCAATTGGCGCCGCCCACCGATCCGGTCAGGGCGCCGTGTCACCGGGACACGATCATTTCCGTGAAAACTCCTGA
- a CDS encoding lysophospholipid acyltransferase family protein: MFRTALTTIALLLGTLIFGSIVLISQLFGVPEGPNSIYEKCPRWWAWWLLRAAGVKVVLHRAEGVVDDSVPRVYIANHVSWFDIPSLIHVLPPYGFVAKRELEKIPLFGAAARGVGVIYIDRENRKAAFGAYEDAARKIREGQSVLVYPEGTRGDSYAVRPFKKGPFVLAIGSGAPIVPIAIHGTIEVNPRGSFRASPGTVHVHLLEPIPTEGLTYDDREALGERVRERVAACLREQYGVNPALVSRGSRPAATPVDSFRTQNS, from the coding sequence ATGTTTCGGACTGCTCTCACGACGATCGCGCTGCTGCTGGGTACGCTCATCTTCGGGTCGATCGTGCTGATCTCCCAGTTGTTTGGCGTGCCGGAAGGGCCCAACAGCATCTACGAAAAGTGCCCGCGCTGGTGGGCCTGGTGGCTGCTGCGTGCTGCGGGCGTCAAGGTGGTGCTGCATCGTGCCGAAGGTGTGGTCGATGACTCCGTGCCGCGGGTGTACATCGCGAATCACGTGTCCTGGTTCGACATCCCGTCGCTGATCCACGTGCTGCCGCCGTACGGTTTTGTGGCCAAGCGGGAACTCGAGAAAATCCCGCTGTTCGGAGCCGCGGCCCGTGGTGTAGGCGTGATCTACATCGATCGCGAAAACCGGAAGGCGGCGTTTGGCGCGTACGAAGATGCCGCGCGCAAGATTCGTGAAGGGCAATCGGTGTTGGTCTATCCTGAGGGAACCCGCGGCGATTCGTATGCGGTGCGGCCTTTCAAGAAGGGTCCGTTTGTGCTCGCCATTGGATCGGGAGCGCCGATCGTGCCGATCGCGATCCATGGCACGATCGAAGTGAATCCGCGCGGGTCGTTCCGGGCCTCACCCGGCACCGTCCATGTGCACCTGCTCGAACCCATTCCCACCGAGGGCCTCACGTACGATGATCGTGAAGCCCTTGGGGAACGCGTGCGCGAGCGGGTCGCGGCGTGCCTGCGTGAGCAGTATGGCGTGAATCCCGCGCTTGTGTCCCGAGGTTCGCGGCCGGCCGCGACGCCTGTCGATTCGTTCCGTACCCAGAACTCCTAA
- the eno gene encoding phosphopyruvate hydratase produces MASIVAVSAREILDSRGNPTVEVDVVLETGAAGRAAVPSGASTGEREAVELRDGDPARYGGKGVLNAVNNVNTEIAEALEDMDATDQIAVDRALLDLDGTENKGRLGANAMLGVSMAVARAAAFEVGLPLYRYLGGPMARTLPVPMMNILNGGAHATNTVDFQEFMIIPVGADSFADGLRMGTQVFHQLKKVLVSRKLSTGVGDEGGFAPNLASDEEALKVIIEAIEAAGFRPGQDIALALDVAASELFQNGQYHFKKSGAPSRSPKDMAEMYAGWLEQYPIVSIEDGMSENDWDGWKLLTEKIGDRCQLVGDDLFCTNSEILAKGIENDVANAILIKVNQIGTLTETFEAIELARSAGYNSVISHRSGETEDTFIADLAVATQAGQIKTGAPSRSDRVAKYNQLLRIEEQLEGYAEYPGGAIFGI; encoded by the coding sequence ATGGCTTCTATCGTTGCCGTTTCCGCGCGTGAAATCCTCGACTCCCGTGGCAATCCCACGGTCGAAGTGGATGTTGTCCTCGAAACCGGCGCGGCCGGGCGTGCGGCGGTGCCGAGTGGCGCGAGCACGGGTGAGCGCGAAGCCGTAGAACTGCGCGATGGTGACCCGGCCCGCTACGGCGGCAAGGGTGTGCTGAATGCGGTGAACAACGTGAATACCGAGATCGCGGAAGCGCTCGAAGACATGGATGCCACCGACCAGATCGCCGTGGACCGTGCGCTGCTCGACCTCGATGGTACGGAGAACAAGGGGCGTCTGGGTGCCAACGCGATGCTCGGCGTATCGATGGCCGTTGCACGTGCAGCCGCGTTCGAGGTGGGGCTGCCGCTGTATCGGTACCTCGGTGGCCCGATGGCGCGTACGCTGCCCGTGCCGATGATGAACATCCTGAACGGCGGGGCACACGCCACGAACACGGTGGATTTTCAGGAGTTCATGATCATTCCGGTCGGCGCTGATTCGTTCGCCGATGGACTGCGCATGGGCACGCAGGTGTTTCATCAGCTCAAGAAGGTGTTGGTCAGCCGCAAGCTGTCCACCGGCGTAGGCGATGAAGGTGGTTTTGCGCCCAACTTGGCGAGCGACGAAGAAGCGCTGAAGGTCATCATCGAAGCCATCGAAGCGGCTGGCTTCCGTCCGGGGCAGGATATCGCGCTTGCACTCGATGTGGCGGCCAGCGAGTTGTTCCAGAACGGCCAGTATCACTTCAAGAAGAGCGGCGCCCCCTCGCGCAGCCCGAAGGATATGGCGGAGATGTATGCCGGTTGGCTCGAGCAGTATCCGATCGTGTCGATCGAAGACGGCATGTCCGAAAACGACTGGGACGGCTGGAAACTGTTGACGGAAAAGATCGGTGATCGTTGTCAGTTGGTGGGCGACGACTTGTTCTGCACGAACAGTGAGATCCTCGCCAAGGGCATCGAGAACGACGTGGCCAATGCCATCCTGATCAAGGTGAATCAGATTGGCACGCTGACCGAAACGTTCGAAGCGATCGAGCTCGCCCGGTCGGCCGGCTACAACTCCGTCATCTCGCATCGCAGTGGCGAAACGGAAGACACGTTCATCGCCGACCTCGCCGTGGCCACGCAGGCGGGGCAGATCAAGACGGGCGCGCCGTCGCGCAGCGATCGTGTCGCGAAGTACAACCAGCTCCTGCGCATCGAGGAGCAGTTGGAAGGCTACGCCGAGTATCCGGGTGGCGCGATCTTCGGCATCTAA
- a CDS encoding FtsB family cell division protein, whose amino-acid sequence MARSSASKGGAFSALLQTVWVRRLLWGAGILAVLAFAVEGGEYGSSDLFSQRDQRAELENDLQDLRDSVAALRADLKAVATDPARLERLAREEYGMVRGEKEILYRFNGARSDSAAVKLVPDERSDESSGVDSGSSVANIPRLPRGGAAW is encoded by the coding sequence GTGGCGCGATCTTCGGCATCTAAGGGCGGCGCGTTCTCCGCGCTGCTGCAGACGGTCTGGGTCCGGCGCCTCTTGTGGGGCGCCGGCATTCTGGCTGTGCTGGCCTTTGCGGTGGAAGGTGGTGAGTACGGCTCTTCCGATCTTTTTTCGCAGCGTGACCAGCGGGCCGAGTTGGAGAACGATCTGCAGGACTTACGCGATTCGGTTGCGGCGCTCAGGGCCGATCTGAAAGCCGTGGCGACCGATCCGGCACGTCTGGAGCGTCTCGCGCGGGAAGAGTACGGGATGGTGCGCGGTGAGAAGGAGATTCTCTACCGGTTCAATGGTGCGCGGAGTGATTCGGCCGCGGTCAAGCTGGTGCCTGACGAGCGATCGGATGAGTCTTCCGGGGTTGACTCCGGGAGTTCGGTGGCTAATATCCCAAGACTGCCGCGGGGTGGAGCAGCCTGGTAG